Proteins from a single region of Dermochelys coriacea isolate rDerCor1 chromosome 28, rDerCor1.pri.v4, whole genome shotgun sequence:
- the NAT16 gene encoding probable N-acetyltransferase 16, with protein MKLEPGLSSDPQLQFVVATEKEFEEILAMSKGIYGGLDYLPSRYHAWIREPNRTVVLAKKNGAVIGLQSVCVVDAGETALVEGLRVAPWERGKGVAGVLQRFCTELVKQQHPGVKVSRLTRDDKLGPKDFKKYRLITKQGILLVRFNAAELLARLDAAVAQLRAGGFQPLPTEALEPGEVRGLVLSPAFQSEVLPSRTIIQDWQPYQPSEPNLALLQQKQLHWVVDCKAQPTAASLCTQPFPIPLGGDWVYLNIDAFGRHPAHLKSQLLHHLRARLPALRGNVMCQLFLEPSLWGELAEFCRAGLRLELAKGYTEQYLLEADI; from the exons ATGAAGTTGGAGCCAGGGCTGAGCAGCGACCCCCAGCTGCAGTTCGTGGTGGCGACGGAGAAGGAGTTTGAGGAGATCCTGGCCATGTCGAAGGGCATCTACGGGGGCCTGGATTATCTCCCCAGCCGCTACCACGCCTGGATCCGTGAGCCCAACCGCACCGTGGTGCTGGCCAAGAAGAACGGAGCAGTG ATCGGGCTGCAGTCGGTCTGCGTGGTGGACGCCGGAGAGACGGCGCTGGTGGAGGGGCTGCGCGTGGCGccgtgggagagggggaagggcgTGGCCGGCGTCCTGCAGCGTTTCTGCACCGAGCTGGTCAAGCAGCAGCACCCCGGCGTCAAGGTGTCGCGGCTGACGCGGGACGACAAGCTGGGCCCCAAGGACTTCAAGAAATACCGGCTGATCACCAAGCAG GGCATCCTGCTGGTGCGGTTCAACGCGGCGGAGCTGCTGGCCCGGCTGGACGCGGCGGTGGCCCAGCTGCGGGCGGGCGGCTTCCAGCCGCTGCCCACGGAGGCCCTGGAGCCGGGCGAGGTGCGGGGCCTGGTGCTGAGCCCGGCCTTCCAGAGCGAGGTCCTGCCCAGCCGCACCATCATCCAGGACTGGCAGCCCTACCAGCCCAGCGAGCCCAAcctggccctgctgcagcagaagcagctgcacTGGGTGGTGGATTGCAAGGCCCAGCCCACGGCCGCCTCGCTCTGCACCCAGCCCTTCCCCATCCCGCTGGGCGGGGACTGGGTCTACCTCAACATCGACGCCTTCGGCCGCCACCCCGCCCACCTCAAGAGCCAGCTGCTACACCACCTGCGGGCCCGTCTGCCTGCCCTGCGGGGCAACGTCATGTGCCAGCTCTTCCTGGAGCCCAGCCTCTGGGGGGAGCTGGCCGAGTTCTGCCGGGCTGGCCTGCGGCTGGAGCTGGCCAAGGGCTACACCGAGCAGTACCTGCTGGAGGCGGATATCTAG